The genomic region CATCATCGGTAACGCCATGACTGAGGTAGAGAGTTACATCTCATCCCTGCGCAACTCAGGTGTAACGGTTCACGCCAATCGCCTGGATCAGGACGATAAACGAATTGCCAAGGAGGTCCGTTCCGCTTCATCGCTCGACATGGTGATCTATACTGCCGAATCAGGTGATATCGGCATCGAGCATCTGATGTCGCTACTCCAGAAGTATGGCGTTGCTGTTCCGGTAATCGTCCTAAGCGACCCAGGCAATGAGGAGTTCATCGTTTACGCCATGAACCAAGGCGTGAAGGATGTCGTTGCACGCAAAAACGGCGAACATCTCACCCTGGCAGTCAAACGGGAATTCAGCAGCCTGCTCACGAAGCGAAAACTCGACAAAACCAAAAATCTGTTGAATGAGGCAGAATCACGTTGCCACACACTGATCCAGAGCTCACGTGAAGCCATTGCCTATATCCATGAGGGCATGCATGTCGAGGCAAACCCGGCTTATCTCCAGATGTTCGGTCAGGTTGAGCAAGAGGAGATTGAAGGTCTGCCGATCCTCGATATGATTGCCCCATCAGAACATAAGAAATTCAAAAAAATTCTACGCTCCCTTTCCGCAGATCATGAACAGAATGCAGAGATAGAGGTCAGTTGCCTTCGTGACGATGAAAAGGAGTTCTCCGCCCAGCTCAGTTTTTCCCCTGCCAGTATCGATGGAGAACCCTGTACCCAATTGGTTATTCGTGACCAAACGAACGACAGACAGCTAGAGGATAAGCTGCGGTTGCTAAGCACCCAGGACTCACATACCGGCCTCTACAATCGGCAACACTTTCTCAGTATTTTGGAGGAAACCACTCGTCAGCAGCAAGATCAGGATTCAGCGACTCACAGCCTGCTCTACATCACACTGGACAATTTTCAGGAGATTCGCAACAGCGCCGGAATTGCAGCAAGTGACAGCGTGCTCAATGAGGTCGCAGATATCCTGACCGGCCTGACCCATACTGACGATCTGCTTGCCCGCTTCGGGGATCACACATTTACTCTACTTACACCGCTGACAGACAGACAGGAAGTGGAATCACTCGCTGTTCGCATTTGCAACGAGATCGATGCTCGCAAATACGCCGAGACTGCAAATTACATCAGCCCCACCAGCAGCGTTGGCATCGCCTTCTCTTTGCCGGAAATAGCCGGGGGCCAGGAATTCCTCAACCTCGCCTACCATGCATGCGAAAATGCGCGTCAGCAGGG from Gammaproteobacteria bacterium (ex Lamellibrachia satsuma) harbors:
- a CDS encoding EAL domain-containing protein, with product MPDPAIEILIIGNAMTEVESYISSLRNSGVTVHANRLDQDDKRIAKEVRSASSLDMVIYTAESGDIGIEHLMSLLQKYGVAVPVIVLSDPGNEEFIVYAMNQGVKDVVARKNGEHLTLAVKREFSSLLTKRKLDKTKNLLNEAESRCHTLIQSSREAIAYIHEGMHVEANPAYLQMFGQVEQEEIEGLPILDMIAPSEHKKFKKILRSLSADHEQNAEIEVSCLRDDEKEFSAQLSFSPASIDGEPCTQLVIRDQTNDRQLEDKLRLLSTQDSHTGLYNRQHFLSILEETTRQQQDQDSATHSLLYITLDNFQEIRNSAGIAASDSVLNEVADILTGLTHTDDLLARFGDHTFTLLTPLTDRQEVESLAVRICNEIDARKYAETANYISPTSSVGIAFSLPEIAGGQEFLNLAYHACENARQQGGNQFFVSIAATQQEEEDEAGNETDLSHLIQHALENDQFKLVYQPIISLQGDTRENYAVLVRLIDHNNEEIQPNYFLKQTDEMGKMAAVDRWVIRHAIAELSAQRKNGRKINFFINISGTTLEDDTLLLWICDCLREFEAKGPWVIFQISDSDARAHLQQVQKLTEGLQKIKCQLSIDHFGLTPKPETLLRNLPINYIQFDPKFLDDLAGNQEKQDALNEANRIGQSYNVKTVATGIEDANSLAILWSIGVNYIRGYFLQEPSPTISYDFKQS